The Babylonia areolata isolate BAREFJ2019XMU chromosome 17, ASM4173473v1, whole genome shotgun sequence genome has a window encoding:
- the LOC143291489 gene encoding uncharacterized protein LOC143291489 isoform X2 — translation MGMDWVYTSCRREEAWPDLQHNYLGPPAGRMLTVGPVIPPCCDAVGLAKPSVRNNAEGGAWTRGFETAPPPPVPDSCPGTDDLAHTESLCLTVSDGEEWPQQSLGAGAYLCGEGLLDRNGNCHTDGEGQRQSDAKLSCEGTQPAAERISSGPSHQDRSGATPGSRVQRGTSTVPSDLQCCPEQQTSLEWLRQQHQNWNAQPSLAGVFVEQPFLPGARPLFSSVQPMVLEPLGCQFQSPIPGQPGQHGQPGQPVRPRRHVCPYFIELRSVQGPRAEGGVAGCGASSQMGGCQGAMYGPGSTVEPSYQEGVIEVVLTARDEGGCGGWDVSSRPSAVAQEEKFLQTGIGSPSGFFPQNPPPYLESTSHSWIWSDRTPPGTQPQQRDLLPAVIRHPGSTLGVCHPGCPYCMAQRHPACYATPPTCECLTYFLQRLSEQGQALERQRYRGAATPTAPFDYRQLPIQPDPVSKTSGAKGTTPGNRQEAREVLMSYPTCHPPTTVSCAVGGRDQVADVADATTQWGKLEAPQCVDNSQEPDWSMLVQDGSVINCEQGAFVEADSGERAKTNTTGPVTYPCRQAVTDKDVCRMCNACISGAGLSMDQTINVVTAGYNCRGVREGEEAAKREQKSEKVCQFVENESERRYRGNEGPKSRGEEEPTTNTTTTTDTTVKSPQLRDDIRARSVSPTPQPSSAPTVVDVNVHVQSTFNMEEAVSDVKQHLMKYLKQVRQLHQQWLDLQTSEMVCGVEKLVEVDKLSQMVAQHRGSQRQPFPCTCSGQGSGDQRSASTRRQAAQTQTAGGGRAGGTSVGAVGQSRPEQAAPEQEGVTRIVAWTTGSGVAREDCSDEDLPVCRSLAILRDY, via the exons ATGGGCATGGACTGGGTATACACAAGCTGCAGGAGGGAAGAGGCGTGGCCTGACTTGCAACATAATTACCTGGGACCACCAGCTGGGAGGATGCTGACTGTAGGGCCGGTTATTCCCCCTTGCTGTGATGCTGTTGGTTTGGCGAAACCTTCGGTCAGGAACaatg CAGAGGGTGGAGCATGGACCAGAGGTTTTGAGacagccccaccacccccagttcCAGACTCCTGTCCCGGCACTGATGACCTGGCCCACACTGAG TCTCTGTGCTTGACAGTAAGTGATGGGGAAGAGTGGCCACAGCAGTCTCTTGGAGCTGGAGCATACCTGTGTGGAGAAGGACTGCTGGACAGGAACGGCAACTGTCACACCGATGGAGAGGGTCAGCGGCAGTCGGACGCTAAACTCAGCTGTGAGGGGACCCAGCCAGCAGCAGAAAGGATAAGCAGTGGCCCATCCCACCAGGATCGGAGCGGAGCAACACCAGGCAGCCGAGTCCAGCGAGGGACCAGCACGGTGCCCTCTGATCTGCAGTGCTGTCCCGAACAACAGACATCGCTGGAGTGGCTGCGTCAGCAGCACCAGAACTGGAACGCCCAACCCAGCCTGGCAGGAGTGTTTGTAGAGCAGCCTTTCTTGCCAGGAGCGCGCCCCTTGTTCTCCAGCGTGCAGCCCATGGTCTTGGAGCCGTTGGGTTGCCAGTTCCAGAGCCCCATACCTGGGCAGCCTGGGCAGCATGGGCAGCCTGGGCAGCCTGTTCGCCCTCGGCGCCATGTGTGTCCTTACTTCATTGAGCTTCGCTCGGTTCAGGGCCCTCGGGCAGAAGGTGGCGTGGCAGGTTGTGGTGCCTCCTCGCAGATGGGGGGCTGTCAGGGTGCGATGTATGGACCTGGGAGCACAG TGGAGCCCAGTTACCAGGAGGGTGTGATTGAGGTGGTGCTGACAGCCAGAGAcgaaggggggtgtggtggttgggATGTGAGCAGCAGGCCCTCTGCTGTGGCTCAGGAAGAGAAGTTCCTACAGACTGGCATCGGGTCACCCAGCGGCTTCTTTCCCCAGAACCCACCCCCTTATCTGGAATCCACCAGCCACAGTTGGATATGGTCAGACAGGACGCCCCCTGGCACACAGCCGCAACAGAGAGACCTGCTCCCAGCAGTGATCCGTCATCCTGGCTCGACCCTCGGTGTTTGTCATCCTGGCTGTCCGTACTGCATGGCCCAAAGGCACCCTGCTTGCTACGCCACGCCCCCAACCTGCGAGTGTCTGACCTACTTCCTGCAGAGGCTGTCGGAACAGGGGCAGGCACTggagaggcagagatacagaggcgCGGCCACTCCCACTGCCCCCTTTGACTACAGACAGTTGCCCATTCAGCCTGACCCCGTAAGCAAGACCTCTGGGGCTAAAGGCACCACCCCGGGTAATAGGCAGGAGGCAAGGGAGGTCCTGATGTCCTATCCCACTTGTCACCCCCCTACCACCGTCAGCTGTGCTGTTGGTGGAAGGGACCAGGTGGCAGATGTGGCAGATGCCACCACCCAGTGGGGTAAGTTGGAAGCTCCACAATGCGTTGACAACAGCCAAGAACCTGACTGGTCCATGCTAGTGCAGGATGGGTCAGTCATCAACTGTGAACAGGGTGCTTTTGTTGAGGCTGACAGTGGGGAAAGAGCT AAAACCAACACCACAGGTCCAGTGACATATCCCTGCAGACAGGCtgtcacag ataaGGATGTGTGCAGAATGTGTAACGCCTGCATCAGTGGTGCCGGCTTGTCCATGGACCAGACGATAAATGTCGTCACTGCAG GTTATAATTGTCGTGGTGTAAGGGAGGGTGAGGAAGCTGCCAAAAGAGAGCAGAAATCTGAAAAAGTCTGTCAGTTTGTGGAGAATGAATCCGAACGTCGGTATCGCGGCAATGAGGGACCCAAGTCCAGAGGGGAAGAGGAGCCGactaccaacactaccaccaccaccgacaccaccgTGAAGTCACCACAACTCCGGGATGATATCCGTGCCCGCAGTGTCAGCCCCACCCCTCAGCCCTCCTCTGCCCCTACGGTGGTGGACGTCAATGTCCATGTCCAGTCTACGTTCAACATGGAGGAAGCTGTGAGCGACGTGAAGCAGCACCTGATGAAGTACCTGAAGCAGGTGAGGCAGCTGCACCAGCAGTGGCTGGACCTGCAGACGTCGGAGATGGTGTGCGGCGTGGAGAAGCTGGTGGAGGTGGACAAGCTGTCGCAGATGGTGGCTCAACATCGCGGCTCGCAGCGCCAACCCTTCCCCTGCACCTGCAGCGGACAGGGCAGCGGGGACCAGAGGTCGGCCAGCACTCGCCGACAGGCGGCCCAGACACAGACGGCGGGCGGGGGTAGGGCAGGAGGGACGTCAGTGGGGGCAGTGGGGCAGTCCAGGCCAGAGCAAGCAGCGCCAGAGCAGGAAGGGGTGACCCGCATTGTGGCGTGGACAACTGGGTCAGGGGTGGCCAGGGAGGACTGCAGTGATGAAG aTTTGCCCGTGTGCCGATCTCTGGCAATCCTCCGTGACTACTGA
- the LOC143291489 gene encoding uncharacterized protein LOC143291489 isoform X1, whose translation MGMDWVYTSCRREEAWPDLQHNYLGPPAGRMLTVGPVIPPCCDAVGLAKPSVRNNAAEGGAWTRGFETAPPPPVPDSCPGTDDLAHTESLCLTVSDGEEWPQQSLGAGAYLCGEGLLDRNGNCHTDGEGQRQSDAKLSCEGTQPAAERISSGPSHQDRSGATPGSRVQRGTSTVPSDLQCCPEQQTSLEWLRQQHQNWNAQPSLAGVFVEQPFLPGARPLFSSVQPMVLEPLGCQFQSPIPGQPGQHGQPGQPVRPRRHVCPYFIELRSVQGPRAEGGVAGCGASSQMGGCQGAMYGPGSTVEPSYQEGVIEVVLTARDEGGCGGWDVSSRPSAVAQEEKFLQTGIGSPSGFFPQNPPPYLESTSHSWIWSDRTPPGTQPQQRDLLPAVIRHPGSTLGVCHPGCPYCMAQRHPACYATPPTCECLTYFLQRLSEQGQALERQRYRGAATPTAPFDYRQLPIQPDPVSKTSGAKGTTPGNRQEAREVLMSYPTCHPPTTVSCAVGGRDQVADVADATTQWGKLEAPQCVDNSQEPDWSMLVQDGSVINCEQGAFVEADSGERAKTNTTGPVTYPCRQAVTDKDVCRMCNACISGAGLSMDQTINVVTAGYNCRGVREGEEAAKREQKSEKVCQFVENESERRYRGNEGPKSRGEEEPTTNTTTTTDTTVKSPQLRDDIRARSVSPTPQPSSAPTVVDVNVHVQSTFNMEEAVSDVKQHLMKYLKQVRQLHQQWLDLQTSEMVCGVEKLVEVDKLSQMVAQHRGSQRQPFPCTCSGQGSGDQRSASTRRQAAQTQTAGGGRAGGTSVGAVGQSRPEQAAPEQEGVTRIVAWTTGSGVAREDCSDEDLPVCRSLAILRDY comes from the exons ATGGGCATGGACTGGGTATACACAAGCTGCAGGAGGGAAGAGGCGTGGCCTGACTTGCAACATAATTACCTGGGACCACCAGCTGGGAGGATGCTGACTGTAGGGCCGGTTATTCCCCCTTGCTGTGATGCTGTTGGTTTGGCGAAACCTTCGGTCAGGAACaatg CAGCAGAGGGTGGAGCATGGACCAGAGGTTTTGAGacagccccaccacccccagttcCAGACTCCTGTCCCGGCACTGATGACCTGGCCCACACTGAG TCTCTGTGCTTGACAGTAAGTGATGGGGAAGAGTGGCCACAGCAGTCTCTTGGAGCTGGAGCATACCTGTGTGGAGAAGGACTGCTGGACAGGAACGGCAACTGTCACACCGATGGAGAGGGTCAGCGGCAGTCGGACGCTAAACTCAGCTGTGAGGGGACCCAGCCAGCAGCAGAAAGGATAAGCAGTGGCCCATCCCACCAGGATCGGAGCGGAGCAACACCAGGCAGCCGAGTCCAGCGAGGGACCAGCACGGTGCCCTCTGATCTGCAGTGCTGTCCCGAACAACAGACATCGCTGGAGTGGCTGCGTCAGCAGCACCAGAACTGGAACGCCCAACCCAGCCTGGCAGGAGTGTTTGTAGAGCAGCCTTTCTTGCCAGGAGCGCGCCCCTTGTTCTCCAGCGTGCAGCCCATGGTCTTGGAGCCGTTGGGTTGCCAGTTCCAGAGCCCCATACCTGGGCAGCCTGGGCAGCATGGGCAGCCTGGGCAGCCTGTTCGCCCTCGGCGCCATGTGTGTCCTTACTTCATTGAGCTTCGCTCGGTTCAGGGCCCTCGGGCAGAAGGTGGCGTGGCAGGTTGTGGTGCCTCCTCGCAGATGGGGGGCTGTCAGGGTGCGATGTATGGACCTGGGAGCACAG TGGAGCCCAGTTACCAGGAGGGTGTGATTGAGGTGGTGCTGACAGCCAGAGAcgaaggggggtgtggtggttgggATGTGAGCAGCAGGCCCTCTGCTGTGGCTCAGGAAGAGAAGTTCCTACAGACTGGCATCGGGTCACCCAGCGGCTTCTTTCCCCAGAACCCACCCCCTTATCTGGAATCCACCAGCCACAGTTGGATATGGTCAGACAGGACGCCCCCTGGCACACAGCCGCAACAGAGAGACCTGCTCCCAGCAGTGATCCGTCATCCTGGCTCGACCCTCGGTGTTTGTCATCCTGGCTGTCCGTACTGCATGGCCCAAAGGCACCCTGCTTGCTACGCCACGCCCCCAACCTGCGAGTGTCTGACCTACTTCCTGCAGAGGCTGTCGGAACAGGGGCAGGCACTggagaggcagagatacagaggcgCGGCCACTCCCACTGCCCCCTTTGACTACAGACAGTTGCCCATTCAGCCTGACCCCGTAAGCAAGACCTCTGGGGCTAAAGGCACCACCCCGGGTAATAGGCAGGAGGCAAGGGAGGTCCTGATGTCCTATCCCACTTGTCACCCCCCTACCACCGTCAGCTGTGCTGTTGGTGGAAGGGACCAGGTGGCAGATGTGGCAGATGCCACCACCCAGTGGGGTAAGTTGGAAGCTCCACAATGCGTTGACAACAGCCAAGAACCTGACTGGTCCATGCTAGTGCAGGATGGGTCAGTCATCAACTGTGAACAGGGTGCTTTTGTTGAGGCTGACAGTGGGGAAAGAGCT AAAACCAACACCACAGGTCCAGTGACATATCCCTGCAGACAGGCtgtcacag ataaGGATGTGTGCAGAATGTGTAACGCCTGCATCAGTGGTGCCGGCTTGTCCATGGACCAGACGATAAATGTCGTCACTGCAG GTTATAATTGTCGTGGTGTAAGGGAGGGTGAGGAAGCTGCCAAAAGAGAGCAGAAATCTGAAAAAGTCTGTCAGTTTGTGGAGAATGAATCCGAACGTCGGTATCGCGGCAATGAGGGACCCAAGTCCAGAGGGGAAGAGGAGCCGactaccaacactaccaccaccaccgacaccaccgTGAAGTCACCACAACTCCGGGATGATATCCGTGCCCGCAGTGTCAGCCCCACCCCTCAGCCCTCCTCTGCCCCTACGGTGGTGGACGTCAATGTCCATGTCCAGTCTACGTTCAACATGGAGGAAGCTGTGAGCGACGTGAAGCAGCACCTGATGAAGTACCTGAAGCAGGTGAGGCAGCTGCACCAGCAGTGGCTGGACCTGCAGACGTCGGAGATGGTGTGCGGCGTGGAGAAGCTGGTGGAGGTGGACAAGCTGTCGCAGATGGTGGCTCAACATCGCGGCTCGCAGCGCCAACCCTTCCCCTGCACCTGCAGCGGACAGGGCAGCGGGGACCAGAGGTCGGCCAGCACTCGCCGACAGGCGGCCCAGACACAGACGGCGGGCGGGGGTAGGGCAGGAGGGACGTCAGTGGGGGCAGTGGGGCAGTCCAGGCCAGAGCAAGCAGCGCCAGAGCAGGAAGGGGTGACCCGCATTGTGGCGTGGACAACTGGGTCAGGGGTGGCCAGGGAGGACTGCAGTGATGAAG aTTTGCCCGTGTGCCGATCTCTGGCAATCCTCCGTGACTACTGA